One region of uncultured Desulfovibrio sp. genomic DNA includes:
- a CDS encoding lipoate--protein ligase, which produces MRFIYNPCTDASFNLAAEEWLLRNSETDIFMLWRNAASVIVGRNQNSHSEINADYVQQHGIPVVRRLTGGGAVFHDLGNINFTFISLNNHAGLLDFKRFATPITEALNALGVPCEFNGRNDMVVGESKISGNAQHMHRDRLLHHGTLLYSANLDSVCAALKPSPAKYIDKSVKSVRGRVGNIVDFLPQPMPIEEFINYLMRFVAGEDSIGQTALSAEEITAIEALAEERYRSWYWNFGYSPNYAFERSTKTPGGVLDVHMDVRDGIIADIRLFGDYFGVRDVTELEDMLCGCRHERGALERRLALVHIDAFIQGIGDRMFLDCLF; this is translated from the coding sequence ATGCGCTTTATCTATAATCCTTGTACAGACGCCTCGTTCAATCTGGCGGCGGAAGAATGGCTGCTGCGCAATAGCGAAACCGACATTTTTATGCTCTGGCGTAATGCGGCTTCTGTTATTGTGGGGCGAAACCAGAATTCCCACTCCGAAATCAACGCCGATTATGTGCAGCAGCACGGCATCCCCGTTGTGCGCAGGCTTACCGGCGGGGGCGCTGTTTTTCATGACCTGGGGAATATCAACTTTACCTTCATTAGTCTGAACAACCATGCGGGGCTGCTGGATTTCAAGCGCTTTGCCACGCCCATTACCGAAGCGCTCAATGCCCTTGGCGTCCCCTGCGAGTTCAATGGCCGCAACGACATGGTCGTTGGTGAAAGCAAAATTTCCGGCAACGCGCAGCATATGCACCGCGACCGTCTGCTGCACCACGGCACCCTGCTGTATTCTGCCAACCTGGATTCTGTCTGTGCCGCGCTCAAGCCCAGCCCCGCAAAATACATTGATAAATCTGTCAAAAGCGTGCGTGGCCGCGTGGGCAACATTGTGGATTTTTTGCCCCAGCCCATGCCCATTGAGGAATTCATAAACTACCTCATGCGCTTTGTGGCCGGGGAGGATTCTATCGGGCAGACGGCCTTGAGCGCGGAGGAAATAACCGCCATTGAGGCTCTGGCAGAAGAACGCTACCGCTCCTGGTACTGGAATTTTGGCTATTCACCCAATTACGCCTTTGAACGCAGCACAAAGACCCCCGGCGGCGTACTTGACGTGCACATGGATGTGCGTGACGGAATAATCGCTGATATCCGTCTGTTCGGCGACTATTTTGGCGTTCGGGATGTGACGGAACTTGAAGACATGCTCTGCGGGTGCAGGCACGAGCGCGGGGCTCTGGAGCGTCGGCTGGCTCTGGTGCACATTGACGCTTTCATTCAGGGTATTGGCGATCGCATGTTTCTGGACTGCCTTTTTTAG
- a CDS encoding DMT family transporter — translation MRVDARAGNATVKTHASPLVVAVLTTLVMILFAANSLLCRFALAEGQNAHPLNPSVYTALRAISAAAMLWLLQMRRGGNPLRAGSWGAALALFGYMACFSWAYVRLSAGAGALVIAVAVQAGMLVAGLRLGQHPGKAQSLGIGLAMAGLVYLLLPGLDAPPAGAATVIFCSGLCWAAYTIYGRGGDNAAAATAGNFIRCVPLAVALLAWAVAFDQAGMPAAWPWAGVVCALAAGALASALGYVLWYAVLRWLSVPSAAVVQLSVPLITALGGAMLMDETLGLRLLVSALAILGGIFCATALPHLLRRR, via the coding sequence ATGCGTGTGGACGCCAGGGCTGGCAACGCGACCGTCAAGACGCATGCCTCTCCCTTGGTGGTGGCGGTTTTGACGACCTTGGTCATGATCCTCTTTGCCGCCAACTCCCTGCTCTGCCGTTTTGCGCTTGCCGAAGGGCAAAACGCTCATCCCCTGAATCCCTCTGTATATACAGCCCTGAGGGCCATTTCTGCCGCTGCCATGCTCTGGCTGCTTCAGATGCGCCGCGGCGGCAATCCCCTGCGTGCTGGCAGCTGGGGCGCGGCGCTGGCGCTGTTTGGCTATATGGCCTGCTTTTCCTGGGCTTATGTTCGGCTGTCTGCCGGGGCGGGCGCTCTGGTTATTGCCGTGGCCGTGCAGGCTGGCATGCTCGTGGCCGGGCTGCGGCTGGGGCAACATCCCGGCAAGGCCCAGAGCCTGGGCATAGGGCTTGCCATGGCGGGGCTTGTCTATCTGCTGCTTCCGGGGCTTGATGCGCCGCCAGCAGGGGCTGCCACGGTCATTTTTTGCTCTGGCCTGTGCTGGGCGGCCTACACGATCTATGGCAGGGGCGGCGACAATGCCGCTGCGGCCACGGCTGGCAATTTTATCCGTTGCGTTCCATTAGCTGTAGCACTGCTGGCCTGGGCTGTGGCTTTTGACCAGGCAGGCATGCCCGCCGCATGGCCATGGGCAGGCGTTGTCTGCGCCCTGGCAGCCGGAGCTCTGGCTTCTGCTCTTGGCTATGTGCTCTGGTATGCTGTTTTGCGCTGGCTCAGCGTGCCCTCTGCCGCTGTGGTACAGTTGAGCGTACCGCTCATCACCGCCCTGGGCGGTGCCATGCTCATGGATGAAACTCTGGGGCTGCGGCTGCTGGTGAGCGCCCTTGCCATTCTGGGCGGCATTTTCTGCGCAACGGCCCTGCCCCACCTGCTGCGCAGACGCTGA
- the larA gene encoding nickel-dependent lactate racemase encodes MAQHYMKYGDREFSVELGNGLIAAELHSNAVALPAKSALEHINEALDNPIGSPRLEEMLKPGQTVCIVVPDSTRLWQSPNVYVPAVVARLNKCGIRDADIRILTATGTHRPMTREEHIAIVSEDIYNRIQVIDHKCRDAADMVKAGVTSNGTEVWFNRFAMECDHIILTGGVVYHFLAGYGGGPKYLLPGIASYETIQRHHNLALNKGFGSGTNAAVRSANMETSNIFHADLEEAAQLAKPSFLLNVVVDDNYNIIKAVAGDMVQAHREACALVDAIDGVNVGERTPLVIASAGGAPKDINFYQTIKTLANALAVVSEGGTIIILSACTEGFGSPDTQHQICDFDNMDAREKDLRENFSIGSYVGFLFAESAGKHNLIMVSSMNAADFAKTKIHITTTLDEALALAKKLNGGIDLRATLLPHGANTLPKLQTVNN; translated from the coding sequence ATGGCACAGCATTACATGAAATACGGCGACAGGGAATTTTCTGTGGAGCTTGGCAACGGCCTCATAGCGGCGGAGCTGCATTCCAATGCGGTTGCGCTGCCCGCAAAAAGCGCGTTGGAGCACATTAATGAAGCTCTGGATAATCCCATCGGTTCGCCCAGGCTTGAGGAAATGCTCAAACCCGGCCAGACGGTGTGCATTGTCGTGCCAGATTCCACGCGTCTGTGGCAGTCGCCCAATGTTTATGTTCCTGCTGTGGTGGCCCGTCTGAACAAATGCGGCATCCGCGATGCAGACATTCGTATACTCACGGCCACGGGCACGCACCGACCGATGACGCGCGAGGAGCACATCGCCATTGTTTCCGAAGATATTTACAACCGTATTCAGGTTATTGACCACAAGTGCCGGGATGCGGCGGATATGGTCAAGGCGGGCGTGACCAGCAACGGCACCGAGGTGTGGTTTAACCGCTTTGCCATGGAGTGCGACCATATCATCCTGACCGGCGGCGTGGTGTACCACTTTCTGGCCGGGTACGGCGGCGGGCCCAAGTATCTGCTGCCCGGCATCGCCAGCTACGAGACCATCCAGCGGCACCACAATCTGGCCCTGAACAAGGGCTTTGGCAGCGGTACCAATGCGGCTGTGCGCAGCGCCAATATGGAAACCAGCAATATTTTTCACGCCGATCTTGAAGAGGCCGCCCAGCTGGCCAAGCCCAGCTTTCTGCTCAACGTGGTGGTGGACGACAATTACAACATCATCAAGGCCGTGGCTGGCGACATGGTGCAGGCCCACCGCGAGGCCTGCGCACTGGTTGATGCCATCGACGGCGTCAACGTGGGAGAACGCACTCCTCTGGTCATCGCCAGCGCGGGTGGCGCGCCCAAGGACATCAATTTTTACCAGACCATCAAAACCCTGGCCAACGCACTTGCGGTGGTGAGCGAGGGCGGCACCATCATCATCCTGTCAGCCTGCACTGAGGGCTTTGGCAGCCCGGATACCCAGCACCAGATTTGCGATTTCGACAACATGGACGCGCGCGAAAAAGACCTGCGCGAGAATTTTTCCATAGGCAGCTATGTGGGCTTTCTGTTTGCGGAATCGGCGGGAAAGCACAACCTCATCATGGTCAGCTCCATGAATGCCGCGGACTTTGCCAAAACAAAGATCCACATCACCACAACGCTGGACGAAGCCCTTGCACTGGCAAAAAAGCTGAACGGCGGCATAGACCTGCGGGCAACACTGCTGCCCCACGGGGCCAATACCCTGCCCAAGCTTCAGACGGTTAACAACTAG
- a CDS encoding MarR family transcriptional regulator, whose translation MSASTRDRVGIIINRASRTWRTKLDERLSHLGLTQARWLVLMHLSRLNGKALQKDLAVSVGVEGPTLVRVLDGLERMGLVERVGVEGDRRARRICLTPKADSVINDILNIGTQLRTEALTGIPDADLEVFYRVTEVILANLLSASAK comes from the coding sequence ATGAGCGCTTCTACCAGAGACCGTGTTGGTATAATCATCAACCGCGCCTCCCGCACATGGCGTACCAAGCTTGACGAGCGTCTTTCCCATCTGGGGCTGACCCAGGCGCGCTGGCTGGTGCTCATGCACCTGTCGCGGCTGAACGGCAAGGCCCTGCAAAAGGATCTGGCCGTTTCTGTGGGTGTGGAAGGCCCCACCCTTGTGCGGGTACTGGACGGCCTTGAACGCATGGGCCTTGTGGAGCGTGTGGGTGTGGAGGGCGACAGGCGCGCCAGACGCATCTGTCTGACCCCCAAGGCGGACAGTGTCATCAACGATATCCTGAATATTGGCACCCAATTGCGCACTGAAGCCCTGACGGGCATACCCGATGCAGACCTTGAAGTTTTTTACCGTGTGACGGAAGTCATCCTGGCCAATCTGCTTTCCGCATCAGCAAAGTAG